TGGCGTACGCCTCCACCATGGAGGCCGACCTGCGGTCGACCGACGGGGACAAGACCGCCAAGGCCCGCCGGGTCGGCGAGCTCGTCGCCGAGCGGGCGAAGGCCGCGGGTGTCGAGGGCGTGGTCTTCGACCGCGCCGGCAACAAGTACCACGGCCGGATCGCGGCGCTCGCAGAGGGCGCCCGCGAGGGCGGTCTGGCGTTCTGATCGCAGACGAGACGTACGAAGGAAGAGGACAGACATGAGCGGATCCCAGCGCCGCGGTGGCCGTGACGATCGTCGCGGCCGCGACTCTGCGGACAAGACCGCCTACATCGAGCGTGTCGTCGCGATCAACCGTGTCGCCAAGGTCGTCAAGGGTGGTCGGCGCTTCAGCTTCACCGCCCTGGTGATCGTCGGCGACGGCGACGGCATGGTCGGTGTCGGCTACGGCAAGGCCAAGGAGGTGCCCGCCGCGATCGCGAAGGGCGTGGAGGAGGCGAAGAAGAACTTCTTCCGCGTCCCCCGCATCCAGGGCACCATCCCGCACCCGGTCCAGGGCGAGAAGGCTGCAGGCGTCGTGTTCCTGCGCCCGGCCTCTCCTGGTACCGGCGTGATCGCCGGTGGACCGGTGCGCGCGGTGCTCGAGGCCGCCGGCATCCACGACGTGCTGAGCAAGTCGCTCGGCTCGTCGAACCAGATCAACATCGTGCACGCCACCGCCGAGGCGCTGCGCTCGCTGGAGTCCCCGGAGGCGGTCGCCGCTCGCCGTGGGCTTCCCGTCGAGGACGTCGCCCCGGCCGCGCTGCTGAAGGCTCGTGCGGAGGTGGCTTCCTGATGGCACGCCTGAAGGTCGAGCAGAAGAAGTCGACGATCGGGTGCAAGCAGAACCAGCGCGACACCCTGCGCACGCTGGGCCTGAAGCGCATCGGCGACGTCGTCGTGAAGGAGGACCGCCCGGAGATCCGCGGCATGGTCCACACGGTTCGCCACCTGGTGACCGTCGAGGAGGTCGACTGACATGACGCTCAAGCTGCACCACCTGCGTCCCGCTCCGGGCGCCAAGACCGCCAAGACCCGCGTGGGTCGCGGTGAGGCCTCGAAGGGCAAGACCGCCGGT
The nucleotide sequence above comes from Nocardioides massiliensis. Encoded proteins:
- the rplR gene encoding 50S ribosomal protein L18, yielding MAIALKQGKRTSARTASRLRRQVRGRKKIAGTAERPRMVVTRSAKHITVQVVDDLVGKTLAYASTMEADLRSTDGDKTAKARRVGELVAERAKAAGVEGVVFDRAGNKYHGRIAALAEGAREGGLAF
- the rpsE gene encoding 30S ribosomal protein S5; its protein translation is MSGSQRRGGRDDRRGRDSADKTAYIERVVAINRVAKVVKGGRRFSFTALVIVGDGDGMVGVGYGKAKEVPAAIAKGVEEAKKNFFRVPRIQGTIPHPVQGEKAAGVVFLRPASPGTGVIAGGPVRAVLEAAGIHDVLSKSLGSSNQINIVHATAEALRSLESPEAVAARRGLPVEDVAPAALLKARAEVAS
- the rpmD gene encoding 50S ribosomal protein L30, which encodes MARLKVEQKKSTIGCKQNQRDTLRTLGLKRIGDVVVKEDRPEIRGMVHTVRHLVTVEEVD